A region from the Aegilops tauschii subsp. strangulata cultivar AL8/78 chromosome 5, Aet v6.0, whole genome shotgun sequence genome encodes:
- the LOC120964986 gene encoding mitochondrial metalloendopeptidase OMA1-like encodes MILANSCRRILSIGARGRPGYLLPQPLHLGIGSLLRRITKPAAVCRSPALRRCYCTSQPVDPRPRSYHSPLKIASAAVLLSGVTGLTALAYYRPYLDIEVVPYTNRTHVVVLSPQSERELCVRRFDEDMNKYAAETRIVDPLHPDTVRVRRILEKLIRAAHRNLGIDNNHDTVMLSSQKDAQDLDDETRRKQQGKKSGRPQPHAGHLRGLKWEVILVKDNQANAGCVPGKIMVTTGLLDVLKTDAEIAVVLGHEVR; translated from the coding sequence ATGATCTTGGCAAATTCTTGCCGCCGCATCCTCAGCATCGGAGCCCGTGGCCGTCCCGGCTACTTGCTACCGCAACCACTCCACCTAGGAATAGGATCCTTGCTCCGCCGCATCACCAAACCCGCTGCCGTTTGTCGATCGCCCGCGCTCCGTCGATGCTACTGCACCTCCCAGCCCGTCGACCCCCGGCCCCGTTCGTACCACAGTCCGCTCAAGATCGCCTCCGCGGCAGTTCTACTCTCCGGCGTCACGGGCCTCACGGCATTAGCCTACTACCGCCCGTACCTCGACATCGAGGTCGTGCCCTACACTAATCGGACTCATGTGGTCGTCCTCTCCCCCCAGTCGGAGCGCGAGCTCTGTGTTCGCCGCTTCGACGAGGACATGAACAAGTACGCCGCCGAGACCCGGATCGTTGACCCGCTCCACCCCGACACTGTCCGCGTCCGACGCATCCTCGAGAAACTCATCCGCGCCGCTCACCGCAACCTCGGCATAGACAACAACCACGACACTGTGATGCTCTCCTCTCAGAAGGATGCGCAGGATCTGGATGACGAGACCCGAAGAAAGCAGCAGGGTAAGAAATCAGGCCGTCCGCAGCCGCACGCCGGACATCTCCGTGGGCTCAAGTGGGAGGTCATCCTTGTCAAAGATAATCAGGCCAATGCAGGCTGCGTGCCCGGCAAGATAATGGTCACCACCGGATTGCTCGATGTTCTCAAGACTGACGCTGAGATTGCCGTTGTTCTTGGCCACGAGGTGAGGTAG